The Meriones unguiculatus strain TT.TT164.6M chromosome 9, Bangor_MerUng_6.1, whole genome shotgun sequence genome window below encodes:
- the LOC110557740 gene encoding olfactory receptor 4E2 → MGALNQTRVTEFVFLGLTDNWALEILFFIPFTVTYVLTLLGNVLIVVTVVFTPRLHTPMYFFLSNLSFIDICHSSVTVPKMLEGLLLERKTISFDSCIAQLFFLHLFACAEIFLLTIMAYDRYAAICIPLHYPKVMNLKVCVQLVFALWLGATVHSLVQTFLTIRLPYCGPNIIDSYFCDVPPVIKLACTDTYLTGILIVSNSGTISLTCFLALVASYTVILFSLRKQSAEGRRKALSTCSSHFMVVALFFGPCIFLYTRPDSSFSVDKVVSVFYTVVTPLLNPLIYTLRNEEVKNAMRHLRQRRICS, encoded by the coding sequence ATGGGAGCGCTAAACCAAACAAGAGTGACTGAATTTGTCTTCCTGGGCCTCACCGACAACTGGGCGTTGGAGATTCTGTTTTTCATACCATTTACAGTCACTTATGTGTTAACACTTTTGGGGAACGTTCTCATTGTTGTTACCGTCGTCTTCACTCCACGTCTTCACACTCCGATGTACTTCTTTCTGAGCAATCTGTCCTTTATTGACATCTGCCACTCATCTGTCACCGTGCCCAAGATGCTGGAGGGTCTGCTGTTAGAGAGGAAGACCATTTCCTTCGACAGCTGCATCGCACAGCTCTTCTTCCTGCACCTTTTTGCTTGTGCCGAGATCTTCCTGCTGACGATTATGGCGTATGATCGCTATGCGGCTATCTGCATTCCGCTGCATTACCCCAAGGTGATGAACCTGAAGGTTTGTGTACAGCTTGTCTTCGCCCTCTGGCTGGGGGCCACTGTGCATTCACTTGTGCAGACCTTCTTGACTATTCGTCTGCCCTACTGTGGCCCCAACATTATCGATAGCTACTTCTGTGACGTGCCTCCCGTCATCAAGCTGGCCTGCACAGATACGTACCTCACAGGGATTCTGATCGTGTCGAATAGTGGAACCATCTCCCTCACCTGTTTTCTAGCCTTGGTCGCCTCCTACACAGTCATCCTGTTTTCTCTCCGAAAGCAGTCAGCGGAAGGTCGTCGGAAAGCCCTGTCCACCTGCTCATCCCACTTCATGGTGGTTGCCCTGTTCTTTGGGCCATGCATCTTTCTCTACACGCGGCCGGATAGCAGCTTCTCCGTTGACAAGGTGGTGTCTGTCTTCTACACCGTGGTCACGCCTCTGTTGAATCCTCTCATTTACACCTTGAGGAACGAGGAGGTGAAAAACGCCATGAGGCATCTCAGGCAGAGACGAATTTGCTCCTGA